One Nomascus leucogenys isolate Asia chromosome 22a, Asia_NLE_v1, whole genome shotgun sequence DNA segment encodes these proteins:
- the SLC11A1 gene encoding natural resistance-associated macrophage protein 1 gives MTDDKGPQRLSRSSYGSISSPTSPTSPGSQQAPPRETYLSEKIPIPDTKPGTFSLRKLWAFTGPGFLMSIAFLDPGNIESDLQAGAVAGFKLLWVLFWATVLGLLCQRLAARLGVVTGKDLGEVCHLYYPKVPRTVLWLTIELAIVGSDMQEVIGTAIAFNLLSAGRIPLWGGVLITIVDTFFFLFLDNYGLRKLEAFFGLLITIMALTFGYEYVVARPEQGALLRGLFLPSCPGCGHPELLQAVGIVGAIIMPHNIYLHSALVKSREIDRARRVDIREANMYFLIEATIALSVSFIINLFVMAVFGQAFYQQTNQAAFNICANSSLHDYAKIFPMNNATVAVDIYQGGVILGCLFGPAALYIWAIGLLAAGQSSTMTGTYAGQFVMEGFLRLRWSRFARVLLTRSCAILPTVLVAVFRDLRDLSGLNDLLNVLQSLLLPFAVLPILTFTSMPTLMQEFANGLLSKVVTSSIMALVCAINLYFTVSYLPSLPHPAYFGLAALLAAAYLGLSTYLVWTCCLAHGATFLAHSSHHHFLYGLLEEDQKGETSG, from the exons ATGACAAGGGTCCCCAAAGGCTGAGCAGGTCCAGCTATGGCTCCATCTCCAGCCCGACCAGCCCGACCAGCCCAGGGTCACAGCAAGCACCTCCCAGAGAGACCTACCTGAGTGAGAAGATCCCCATCCCAGACACAAAACCG GGCACCTTCAGCCTGCGGAAGCTATGGGCCTTCACGGGGCCTGGCTTCCTCATGAGCATTGCTTTCCTGGACCCAGGAAACATCGAGTCGGATCTTCAGGCTGGCGCCGTGGCGGGATTCAAA CTTCTCTGGGTGCTGTTCTGGGCCACGGTGTTGGGCTTGCTCTGCCAGCGACTGGCTGCACgtctgggcgtggtgacaggcaagGACTTGGGCGAGGTCTGCCATCTCTACTACCCTAAG GTGCCCCGCACCGTCCTCTGGCTGACCATCGAGCTAGCCATTGTGGGCTCTGACATGCAGGAAGTCATTGGCACGGCCATTGCATTCAATCTGCTCTCAGCTGGACG AATCCCACTCTGGGGTGGCGTCCTCATCACCATTGTGGAcaccttcttcttcctcttcctcgaTAACTACG GGTTGCGGAAGCTGGAAGCTTTTTTTGGACTCCTTATAACTATTATGGCCTTGACCTTTGGCTATGAG TATGTGGTGGCGCGTCCTGAGCAGGGAGCGCTTCTTCGGGGCCTGTTCCTGCCCTCGTGCCCGGGCTGCGGCCACCCCGAGCTGCTGCAGGCGGTGGGCATTGTTGGCGCCATCATCATGCCCCATAACATCTACCTGCACTCGGCCCTGGTCAAG TCTCGAGAGATAGACCGGGCCCGCCGAGTGGACATCAGAGAAGCCAACATGTACTTCCTGATTGAGGCCACCATCGCCTTGTCCGTCTCCTTTATCATCAACCTCTTTGTCATGGCTGTCTTTGGGCAGGCCTTCTACCAGCAAACCAACCAGGCTGCG TTCAACATCTGTGCCAACAGCAGCCTCCACGACTACGCCAAGATCTTCCCCATGAACAACGCCACCGTGGCTGTGGACATTTACCAGGGG GGCGTGATCCTGGGCTGCCTGTTCGGCCCCGCGGCCCTCTACATCTGGGCCATAGGTCTCCTGGCGGCTGGGCAGAGTTCCACCATGACGGGCACCTACGCGGGACAGTTTGtgatggag ggcttCCTGAGGCTTCGGTGGTCACGCTTCGCCCGCGTCCTCCTCACCCGCTCCTGCGCCATCCTGCCCACCGTGCTTGTGGCTGTCTTCCGGGACCTGAGGGACTTGTCGGGCCTCAATGATCTGCTCAACGTGCTGCAGAGCCTGCTG CTTCCATTCGCCGTGCTGCCCATCCTCACGTTCACCAGCATGCCCACCCTCATGCAGGAGTTTGCCAATGGCCT gctgagcAAGGTCGTCACCTCTTCCATAATGGCGTTAGTCTGCGCCATCAACCTCTACTTCACGGTCAGCTACCTGCCCAGCCTGCCCCACCCTGCCTACTTCGGCCTTGCAGCCCTGCTGGCCGCAGCCTACCTGGGCCTCAGCACCTACCTG GTCTGGACCTGTTGCCTTGCCCATGGAGCCACCTTTCTGGCCCACAGCTCCCACCACCACTTCCTGTATGGGCTCCTTGAAGAGGACCAGAAAGGGGAGACCTCTGGCTAG
- the CTDSP1 gene encoding carboxy-terminal domain RNA polymerase II polypeptide A small phosphatase 1 isoform X1 translates to MDSSAVITQISKEEARGPLRGKGDQKSAASQKPRSRGILHSLFCCVCRDDGEALPAHSGAPLLVEENGAIPKQTPVQYLLPEAKAQDSDKICVVIDLDETLVHSSFKPVNNADFIIPVEIDGVVHQVYVLKRPHVDEFLQRMGELFECVLFTASLAKYADPVADLLDKWGAFRARLFRESCVFHRGNYVKDLSRLGRDLRRVLILDNSPASYVFHPDNAVPVASWFDNMSDTELHDLLPFFEQLSRVDDVYSVLRQPRPGS, encoded by the exons ATGGACAGCTCGGCCGTCATTACTCAGATCAGCAAGGAGGAGGCTCGGGGCCCGCTGCGGGGCAAAG GTGACCAGAAGTCAGCAGCTTCCCAGAAGCCCCGAAGCCGGGGCATCCTCCACTCACTCTTCTGCTGTGTCTGCCGGGATGATGGGGAGGCCCTGCCTGCCCACAGCGGGGCGCCCCTGCTTGTGGAGGAGAATGGCGCCATCCCCAAG CAGACCCCAGTCCAATACCTGCTCCCTGAGGCCAAGGCCCAGGACTCAGACAAGATCTGTGTGGTCATCGACCTGGACGAGACCCTGGTGCACAGCTCCTTCAAG CCAGTGAACAACGCGGACTTCATCATCCCTGTGGAGATTGATGGGGTGGTCCACCAG GTCTACGTGTTGAAGCGGCCTCACGTGGATGAGTTCCTGCAGCGAATGGGCGAGCTCTTTGAATGTGTGCTGTTCACTGCTAGCCTCGCCAAG TACGCAGACCCAGTAGCTGACCTGCTGGACAAATGGGGGGCCTTCCGGGCCCGGCTGTTTCGAGAGTCCTGTGTCTTCCACCGGGGAAACTACGTGAAGGACCTGAGCCGGTTGGGCCGAGACCTGCGGCGGGTGCTCATCCTGGACAACTCGCCTGCCTCCTATGTCTTCCATCCAGACAATGCT GTACCGGTGGCCTCGTGGTTTGACAACATGAGTGACACAGAGCTCCACGACCTCCTCCCCTTCTTCGAGCAACTCAGCCGCGTGGACGACGTGTACTCAGTGCTCAGGCAGCCACGGCCAGGGAGCTAG
- the CTDSP1 gene encoding carboxy-terminal domain RNA polymerase II polypeptide A small phosphatase 1 isoform X2 encodes MDSSAVITQISKEEARGPLRGKGDQKSAASQKPRSRGILHSLFCCVCRDDGEALPAHSGAPLLVEENGAIPKTPVQYLLPEAKAQDSDKICVVIDLDETLVHSSFKPVNNADFIIPVEIDGVVHQVYVLKRPHVDEFLQRMGELFECVLFTASLAKYADPVADLLDKWGAFRARLFRESCVFHRGNYVKDLSRLGRDLRRVLILDNSPASYVFHPDNAVPVASWFDNMSDTELHDLLPFFEQLSRVDDVYSVLRQPRPGS; translated from the exons ATGGACAGCTCGGCCGTCATTACTCAGATCAGCAAGGAGGAGGCTCGGGGCCCGCTGCGGGGCAAAG GTGACCAGAAGTCAGCAGCTTCCCAGAAGCCCCGAAGCCGGGGCATCCTCCACTCACTCTTCTGCTGTGTCTGCCGGGATGATGGGGAGGCCCTGCCTGCCCACAGCGGGGCGCCCCTGCTTGTGGAGGAGAATGGCGCCATCCCCAAG ACCCCAGTCCAATACCTGCTCCCTGAGGCCAAGGCCCAGGACTCAGACAAGATCTGTGTGGTCATCGACCTGGACGAGACCCTGGTGCACAGCTCCTTCAAG CCAGTGAACAACGCGGACTTCATCATCCCTGTGGAGATTGATGGGGTGGTCCACCAG GTCTACGTGTTGAAGCGGCCTCACGTGGATGAGTTCCTGCAGCGAATGGGCGAGCTCTTTGAATGTGTGCTGTTCACTGCTAGCCTCGCCAAG TACGCAGACCCAGTAGCTGACCTGCTGGACAAATGGGGGGCCTTCCGGGCCCGGCTGTTTCGAGAGTCCTGTGTCTTCCACCGGGGAAACTACGTGAAGGACCTGAGCCGGTTGGGCCGAGACCTGCGGCGGGTGCTCATCCTGGACAACTCGCCTGCCTCCTATGTCTTCCATCCAGACAATGCT GTACCGGTGGCCTCGTGGTTTGACAACATGAGTGACACAGAGCTCCACGACCTCCTCCCCTTCTTCGAGCAACTCAGCCGCGTGGACGACGTGTACTCAGTGCTCAGGCAGCCACGGCCAGGGAGCTAG